In Paenibacillus sp. BIC5C1, a genomic segment contains:
- a CDS encoding response regulator transcription factor, whose amino-acid sequence MAQRLLVIEDEPTLSRLLTYNLTQEGYDVIAEDHGSSGYDRALSQEFDLILLDLMLPGMNGLDILNKLRIQGVSTPVIILTAKNGEAEVVQGLKSGADDYITKPFGVSELLARVDAVLRRYSNGEDLPQPEDKDGSRIILGELEIYPLKYEVTLGGQSISLRPKEFEVLLYLAKKPGVVLTRDDLMNAVWGFDYIGGQRTVDVHVSSLRKKLELDPESVHIDSIRGVGYKLVVKRKTPHHSS is encoded by the coding sequence ATGGCGCAGCGTTTGCTCGTTATTGAAGATGAACCAACATTATCAAGATTGCTTACGTACAACCTGACACAAGAGGGCTATGATGTAATTGCTGAGGATCACGGATCTTCCGGTTATGATCGGGCATTGTCCCAGGAGTTTGATCTGATTCTGCTGGATCTGATGCTTCCTGGAATGAATGGTCTGGATATTCTGAATAAGTTACGAATTCAGGGTGTTAGCACTCCGGTCATTATTCTCACAGCCAAAAACGGTGAAGCCGAAGTTGTTCAAGGCTTAAAATCAGGTGCCGATGATTATATTACGAAGCCATTTGGTGTATCCGAATTGCTTGCACGCGTAGATGCGGTATTAAGACGTTATTCAAACGGTGAAGATTTGCCGCAGCCAGAGGATAAAGACGGGTCACGTATTATTTTGGGAGAGCTTGAGATTTATCCTTTGAAGTATGAAGTGACACTGGGTGGACAATCCATCAGTCTTCGTCCCAAGGAGTTCGAGGTACTGCTTTATCTGGCCAAAAAGCCGGGTGTTGTGCTTACCCGGGATGATCTGATGAATGCGGTCTGGGGTTTCGATTATATCGGAGGACAGCGCACGGTGGACGTTCATGTCAGTTCCTTGCGGAAAAAGCTGGAGCTGGACCCGGAATCGGTTCACATTGATTCAATTCGCGGTGTAGGTTATAAATTGGTCGTAAAAAGAAAAACTCCCCATCATTCAAGTTAA
- a CDS encoding cupin domain-containing protein translates to MKISKQNAAHYIWGGQCDGWHLVQNETLSIIHECMPAGTSETRHYHSISRQFFFILSGEACMELNGEEFVLGPHEGIEIAPEMPHQMQNCGEADVEFLVISQPTTRGDRIEMDM, encoded by the coding sequence ATGAAGATTAGCAAACAAAATGCGGCACACTATATATGGGGTGGACAATGCGATGGCTGGCATCTCGTTCAAAATGAAACACTTAGCATTATTCATGAGTGTATGCCTGCAGGAACATCTGAAACCCGGCATTATCATTCGATAAGTCGTCAGTTTTTTTTCATCCTCAGTGGTGAGGCCTGTATGGAACTTAACGGAGAAGAGTTTGTGCTCGGACCCCATGAAGGGATAGAAATTGCACCGGAGATGCCACATCAGATGCAGAATTGCGGAGAAGCAGACGTAGAGTTTCTTGTTATTTCACAGCCCACCACTCGTGGTGATCGAATAGAAATGGATATGTAA
- the icd gene encoding NADP-dependent isocitrate dehydrogenase, translating to MKLEKFAHPTEGEKIQIDNGTLQVPNNPIIPFIEGDGTGRDIWKASKRVLDAAVEKAYDGNKKIAWYEVFAGEKAFNTYGEWLPNDTLEAIREYIVAIKGPLTTPIGGGIRSLNVALRQELDLYTCLRPVRYFDGVPSPVKRPELVDMVIFRENTEDIYAGIEYAEGSEEVKKVIQFLQQEMGANKIRFPETSGIGIKPVSSEGSKRLVRAAVQYAIDHNRKSVTLVHKGNIMKFTEGAFKNWGYEVAEEEFADKVFTWAQYDIIKEKDGTDAANAAQKAAEDAGKIIVKDAIADIALQQVLTRPGEFDVIATLNLNGDYLSDALAAQVGGIGIAPGANINYVTGHAIFEATHGTAPKYADKDVVNPGSVILSGVMLLEHLGWQEAANLIYKGMETSINNKTVTYDFARLMDGATEVKCSEFADQIIKNL from the coding sequence ATGAAATTAGAAAAATTTGCTCACCCAACTGAAGGCGAAAAAATTCAAATTGATAACGGTACACTGCAAGTACCTAATAACCCAATCATTCCATTTATCGAAGGTGACGGTACAGGCCGTGACATCTGGAAAGCTTCCAAACGTGTATTGGATGCAGCTGTTGAAAAAGCATATGACGGCAACAAAAAAATCGCATGGTATGAAGTGTTTGCTGGCGAGAAAGCATTCAATACATACGGGGAGTGGCTGCCAAACGATACGCTTGAAGCCATTCGCGAGTATATCGTAGCGATTAAAGGACCACTGACTACACCAATCGGCGGCGGAATTCGTTCCCTGAACGTAGCACTTCGTCAAGAACTGGATCTGTACACTTGCTTGCGTCCTGTTCGTTATTTCGATGGTGTACCTTCTCCTGTTAAACGTCCTGAGCTGGTAGACATGGTCATTTTCCGTGAGAATACGGAAGATATCTATGCAGGTATTGAATACGCAGAAGGTTCCGAAGAAGTGAAAAAAGTAATCCAATTCCTGCAACAGGAGATGGGTGCAAACAAAATCCGTTTCCCTGAAACTTCCGGTATTGGTATTAAGCCAGTTTCCTCTGAAGGTTCCAAACGTTTGGTACGTGCAGCAGTACAATATGCTATCGATCACAACCGTAAGAGCGTTACATTGGTACACAAAGGTAATATCATGAAATTTACTGAAGGTGCCTTCAAAAACTGGGGTTATGAAGTTGCTGAAGAAGAGTTCGCTGACAAAGTGTTCACTTGGGCACAATACGATATCATTAAAGAGAAAGACGGTACGGATGCAGCTAATGCAGCTCAAAAAGCAGCTGAAGATGCTGGCAAAATCATCGTGAAAGATGCTATTGCCGATATCGCTCTTCAACAAGTATTGACTCGTCCAGGTGAGTTCGATGTAATCGCAACGTTGAACCTGAACGGTGACTATCTGTCCGATGCACTGGCTGCACAAGTTGGCGGCATTGGTATCGCTCCAGGAGCGAACATCAACTATGTAACAGGACATGCTATCTTCGAAGCTACTCACGGTACTGCACCTAAATATGCAGACAAAGATGTCGTGAACCCTGGTTCCGTTATTTTGTCCGGCGTTATGTTGCTTGAGCACCTGGGATGGCAAGAAGCGGCTAACCTGATCTACAAAGGTATGGAAACATCCATCAACAACAAAACAGTAACTTATGACTTTGCACGTCTGATGGACGGCGCTACTGAAGTGAAATGTTCTGAATTTGCTGATCAAATCATTAAAAACCTGTAA
- the pstB gene encoding phosphate ABC transporter ATP-binding protein PstB has protein sequence MKDLIHIEGLNLYYDTHHALKNISMDLPEKTVTAFIGPSGCGKSTLLRTLNRMNDMIPGVRVEGQVMLDGSDIYSNEIEVETLRKRVGMVFQQPNPFPKSIYDNVAYGPRLHGVTQKAELDRLVEQSLVHAALWDEVKDVLKKSALSLSGGQQQRLCIARALAVQPDVLLMDEATSALDPISTLKIEELVKELHHKYTIVMVTHNMHQAARVSGRTVFFLNGEVVEAADTETLFSTPQDSRTEDYISGRFG, from the coding sequence ATGAAGGACCTCATTCACATTGAAGGACTTAATTTATACTATGATACGCATCACGCGCTTAAAAATATATCGATGGACCTGCCGGAGAAGACGGTTACTGCATTTATTGGTCCGTCAGGTTGTGGTAAATCGACCTTGCTTCGTACATTGAATCGGATGAATGACATGATTCCAGGCGTACGTGTGGAAGGACAAGTTATGTTGGACGGTTCCGACATTTATAGCAATGAGATTGAAGTAGAGACGCTGCGTAAGCGGGTCGGAATGGTATTTCAGCAGCCTAACCCTTTTCCAAAATCCATCTATGATAACGTGGCCTATGGACCACGACTTCACGGGGTGACGCAAAAAGCCGAACTGGATCGTTTGGTTGAGCAGAGTCTTGTTCATGCAGCACTGTGGGATGAAGTAAAGGATGTACTCAAAAAATCGGCACTGAGTCTCTCGGGTGGACAGCAACAGCGTCTCTGTATTGCGCGTGCTCTGGCTGTGCAGCCTGACGTACTGCTGATGGATGAAGCAACGTCTGCACTTGATCCGATCTCAACGCTCAAAATTGAGGAACTGGTCAAGGAATTGCACCACAAATACACGATTGTAATGGTAACCCATAACATGCACCAAGCTGCACGGGTATCAGGTCGTACGGTATTTTTCCTGAACGGAGAAGTGGTGGAGGCAGCAGATACAGAAACGTTGTTCTCTACACCGCAGGATTCCAGAACCGAGGATTATATATCCGGACGGTTCGGATAA
- the citZ gene encoding citrate synthase has product MTATKGLEGIVATTSSISSIVDGVLTYRGYDIDDLAEHASFEEVAYLLWFGKLPTTDELKSLRKSLSDYAPIPSELIAQIQLYPKNMSTMAALRSAVSALALYDEQADEMTAEANENKAVKLQAQLPTIVAAIARIRQGKEPVAPKEGASIAENFLYMMTGEEPAETAVKALDQALVLHADHELNASTFAARVTVATLSDIYSGVTSAIGALKGPLHGGANEAVMKMLNEIGTPDRLEAAIQEKLNNREKIMGFGHRVYKNGDPRAKHLQKMSKELGEMNNDTRLYEMSVKIEELVTGQKGLKPNVDFYSASVYTQLGIEEVLFTPIFAISRVSGWTAHILEQLADNRIIRPRAEYTGPTDQKYVSIELR; this is encoded by the coding sequence ATGACAGCTACCAAAGGTCTGGAAGGCATCGTTGCAACAACCTCTTCGATCAGCTCCATTGTAGACGGTGTGCTTACATACCGTGGTTACGATATTGACGATCTGGCAGAACATGCAAGCTTTGAAGAAGTTGCCTATTTACTGTGGTTTGGTAAATTGCCAACTACGGATGAACTGAAATCCCTTCGCAAAAGCTTGAGCGATTACGCGCCGATTCCGAGCGAGTTGATTGCACAAATCCAATTGTATCCGAAAAACATGAGTACCATGGCAGCACTGCGTTCCGCGGTATCCGCACTGGCTCTGTACGATGAGCAGGCTGACGAGATGACAGCGGAAGCGAATGAGAACAAAGCGGTTAAGCTGCAAGCGCAGTTGCCAACCATTGTGGCAGCCATAGCCCGTATCCGTCAGGGCAAAGAACCTGTGGCTCCAAAAGAAGGCGCTTCCATCGCAGAAAACTTTTTATATATGATGACTGGAGAAGAACCAGCCGAGACCGCTGTTAAAGCCCTTGATCAGGCGCTTGTCCTGCATGCGGATCACGAGTTGAACGCTTCTACATTTGCAGCACGTGTAACCGTTGCTACGCTTTCCGATATCTATTCGGGAGTAACTTCTGCGATTGGCGCATTGAAGGGGCCATTGCATGGCGGTGCGAACGAAGCCGTTATGAAAATGCTGAATGAGATTGGCACACCTGATCGTCTGGAGGCGGCTATTCAAGAAAAATTGAACAACCGTGAGAAGATCATGGGCTTTGGACACCGTGTATACAAAAATGGTGATCCACGTGCGAAGCATCTGCAAAAGATGTCCAAGGAACTGGGCGAAATGAACAACGATACACGTTTGTATGAAATGTCAGTGAAGATCGAAGAACTGGTGACAGGACAAAAAGGTCTGAAACCAAATGTAGATTTCTATTCCGCTTCCGTATATACCCAATTGGGTATTGAAGAAGTACTGTTTACACCGATCTTTGCGATTAGCCGTGTATCAGGTTGGACTGCTCACATTCTGGAACAGCTTGCGGATAACCGCATTATTCGTCCGCGTGCCGAGTACACAGGCCCAACAGATCAGAAGTACGTTTCAATCGAACTTCGCTAA
- the pnpS gene encoding two-component system histidine kinase PnpS, with product MRPFRIRLAIIMMVLIGISVIIAGYTMGRVFKTTHITALEQTMVREINLLKATFPFHDATDPKNTETQKYYSERAVELDRLTDSRVTFINKDGTVIGDSESDPNSMDNHLNRQEIKEAVGQSYGQSIRYSATLGQDMLYVALPVNSDQSDMIELPNGKFDGYIRLSMSLEAVDQGLQQGWILMFFTLGLLFLIVALVSYRVARGLTSPIEHITKVAHRITKLDYDARVDVTRNDEIGQLGLAINGMADSLQMQLKTIRDNEALLQSVLANMTGGIIMIDAGQSIALVNREAERMLGIQAERVTGKPYIELKRHYELTRTIEESVALREPMHEEVSVFNPVEKLIRIDGVPMSEDDGAYRGMLFLLQDVTAIRRLESMRSEFVANVSHELKTPVAAVKGFAETLLSGGVQDKETERSFLQIIYDEGDRLNRLIGDILELSKIESKRAPLQCSPVHVHSFFEMVMGTLSKVAEKKEIRLEMNVPEELYIEADEDKMKQIFINLLSNGINYTPEGGRVKLQVSVEHNEDEEEVVFAVSDTGIGIPKKDLPRIFERFYRVDKGRSRNSGGTGLGLSIVKHLVELHHGKLSVESELGMGTTFRVILPLIQDEEI from the coding sequence ATGAGACCGTTTCGAATTCGCCTTGCCATCATCATGATGGTGCTGATCGGTATTTCCGTCATTATAGCGGGTTATACGATGGGCAGAGTTTTTAAGACCACTCACATTACCGCACTGGAGCAAACGATGGTGCGTGAGATCAACTTGCTGAAAGCAACGTTCCCATTCCATGATGCGACTGATCCCAAAAATACAGAGACACAGAAATATTACTCAGAACGTGCTGTCGAGCTGGATCGACTGACGGATTCACGGGTAACCTTTATCAATAAAGATGGAACGGTCATTGGCGACTCGGAGAGCGATCCCAATTCAATGGACAACCACTTGAACCGTCAGGAGATTAAAGAAGCGGTTGGGCAAAGTTATGGCCAGTCAATTCGTTATAGTGCGACATTAGGGCAGGACATGTTGTATGTGGCGCTTCCTGTGAATTCGGATCAAAGCGACATGATCGAGTTACCCAATGGGAAATTTGACGGTTACATTCGACTATCCATGAGTCTTGAAGCTGTAGATCAGGGTCTTCAGCAGGGCTGGATTCTGATGTTTTTCACCCTGGGCCTACTGTTTCTGATTGTGGCGCTGGTAAGTTACCGGGTTGCGCGGGGACTGACATCACCCATTGAGCATATCACGAAGGTGGCTCACCGAATCACCAAGCTGGATTATGATGCTAGAGTAGATGTAACTCGTAATGATGAGATCGGCCAACTGGGACTTGCGATTAACGGAATGGCAGACAGCCTTCAGATGCAGCTAAAAACGATTAGAGATAATGAAGCGCTGCTGCAAAGCGTGCTTGCCAACATGACAGGCGGCATTATCATGATTGATGCAGGTCAATCCATTGCGCTGGTCAACCGGGAAGCGGAGCGTATGCTTGGCATTCAGGCTGAGCGGGTTACTGGCAAACCATATATTGAATTGAAGCGCCATTATGAGCTGACGCGTACGATTGAAGAAAGTGTTGCATTAAGAGAACCGATGCATGAAGAAGTGAGTGTGTTCAATCCTGTAGAAAAATTGATTCGCATCGATGGAGTACCGATGTCCGAAGATGATGGTGCTTATCGGGGGATGCTCTTCCTTTTGCAGGATGTAACAGCAATCCGCAGGTTGGAATCGATGCGCAGTGAGTTTGTAGCGAATGTGTCCCATGAATTGAAGACACCGGTAGCTGCGGTCAAAGGTTTTGCCGAAACGCTTCTCAGCGGCGGGGTACAGGACAAAGAGACGGAGCGTTCTTTCCTGCAAATCATCTATGATGAAGGTGACAGACTGAACCGATTGATCGGAGATATTCTGGAATTGTCCAAAATTGAATCCAAACGGGCTCCATTGCAGTGTTCACCTGTGCATGTGCACTCGTTCTTCGAGATGGTTATGGGTACCCTGTCCAAGGTGGCGGAGAAGAAAGAGATTCGACTGGAGATGAATGTTCCCGAAGAATTGTATATTGAAGCGGATGAGGATAAAATGAAGCAGATCTTTATTAATCTGTTATCCAACGGCATCAATTACACTCCTGAGGGCGGACGGGTAAAATTACAAGTGTCGGTTGAACATAATGAGGACGAAGAAGAAGTTGTATTTGCGGTATCCGACACAGGAATTGGTATTCCGAAGAAGGATTTGCCTCGAATTTTTGAACGCTTCTATCGGGTTGATAAGGGCAGATCCCGTAATTCTGGAGGGACTGGACTTGGACTTTCAATTGTGAAACATCTGGTAGAATTACACCACGGCAAACTGTCTGTAGAGAGCGAACTTGGCATGGGAACGACGTTTCGTGTTATCCTTCCATTAATTCAGGATGAAGAAATCTAG
- a CDS encoding methyl-accepting chemotaxis protein — MPMLLEVKPDQPKEMIDTQQEQAIAPMGEKKDDKVGGTKENVISLRDYCRPIPVVDVHTTCGEAASLLNQDQEYPCIVLCDDYMQPLGLLMRETLYRMLNGRFAADLFYRKPVVHAADSSPVIVDVHAEATAIIDIALARSEQYFYDCLIVTEEDRLLGVLTMRDVMSLSRKLQHVASEERVHIITQSRQEITRINDSVSKLVQAARKAGHEASQIMQLSERGASSLNQVDASYNRVYQHMEGQQKHADDMLRSIDMGSGMARSIRSLADQSGLLAMNASIEAAHAGEYGRGFQVVAGEIRALAKQTREVAGNMSSLLDDIGGLTRQTVELVRASSAEIDNSSVHVNEGGAAFKQLNTAVAGMSHIAEDIAMEGNTAGELAEHIRERLEDMVQADD, encoded by the coding sequence ATGCCCATGTTGCTCGAAGTGAAGCCCGACCAGCCCAAAGAAATGATAGATACGCAACAGGAACAAGCTATAGCTCCCATGGGAGAAAAAAAAGATGATAAAGTTGGGGGCACCAAAGAGAATGTAATTTCATTACGGGATTATTGCCGTCCAATACCTGTAGTTGATGTTCACACTACCTGCGGGGAAGCGGCAAGTCTGCTCAATCAGGATCAGGAGTACCCTTGTATTGTATTATGCGATGATTACATGCAGCCATTAGGTTTGTTGATGCGAGAGACATTATACCGGATGTTGAATGGACGCTTTGCGGCAGATCTCTTTTATCGGAAGCCGGTTGTACACGCAGCGGATTCTTCTCCTGTTATTGTCGATGTACATGCAGAAGCGACCGCGATTATTGACATTGCTCTGGCTCGCAGTGAGCAATATTTCTACGATTGTTTGATCGTTACGGAAGAAGACCGATTGCTGGGTGTGCTGACGATGAGGGATGTTATGTCCCTATCCCGTAAGCTGCAGCATGTGGCTTCGGAAGAACGTGTACATATTATTACACAGAGCAGGCAGGAAATAACGAGAATCAATGACTCTGTCTCCAAACTGGTTCAAGCAGCTCGAAAGGCGGGGCACGAAGCGTCTCAGATCATGCAATTATCCGAACGGGGAGCAAGCAGTCTCAATCAGGTAGATGCTTCCTATAACCGTGTATATCAGCATATGGAGGGTCAACAGAAGCACGCTGATGACATGCTTCGCTCCATCGATATGGGTTCCGGGATGGCGCGTTCCATTCGTTCATTGGCTGACCAAAGCGGGCTGCTCGCCATGAATGCTTCCATTGAAGCGGCACATGCGGGGGAGTACGGACGGGGTTTCCAGGTTGTCGCTGGTGAGATTCGCGCACTAGCCAAGCAGACCCGTGAGGTTGCGGGAAATATGTCCTCTTTGCTGGATGATATCGGAGGTCTGACCAGACAGACTGTAGAACTGGTGAGAGCAAGCTCGGCAGAGATTGACAACAGCTCCGTGCATGTAAACGAAGGTGGGGCTGCGTTCAAACAGTTGAACACGGCTGTAGCAGGCATGTCCCATATTGCAGAGGATATCGCGATGGAAGGCAATACGGCGGGAGAATTGGCAGAGCACATTCGGGAGAGACTGGAAGATATGGTCCAGGCGGATGACTAA
- the mdh gene encoding malate dehydrogenase — MTIQRKKITVVGAGFTGATTALMLAQKELGDVILVDIPQLENPTKGKALDMWEASPVQGFDSNIVGTSNYEDTAGSEIVIITAGIARKPGMSRDDLVNTNAGIVKSVCENVKKYCPDSIVIILSNPVDAMTYAAYQTLGFPKNRVIGQSGVLDTARYCTFIAQELNVSVEDVRGFVLGGHGDDMVPLVRYSSVGGIPIDTLIPAERIESIVQRTRVGGGEIVNLLGNGSAYYAPAASLVQMTEAILKDKKRIIPVIAYLEGEYGYNDLFLGVPTILGGNGIEKIFELELTAEEKAGLDKSADSVRNVISVVNL, encoded by the coding sequence GTGACTATTCAGCGCAAAAAAATCACAGTAGTCGGCGCCGGATTTACCGGAGCTACAACGGCTTTGATGCTTGCCCAAAAAGAACTCGGGGACGTAATTCTGGTTGATATTCCACAATTGGAAAACCCGACTAAAGGTAAAGCGCTCGATATGTGGGAAGCTAGTCCTGTTCAGGGCTTCGATAGCAATATCGTTGGTACTTCCAACTACGAGGATACTGCAGGTTCGGAGATTGTTATTATTACGGCAGGTATTGCCCGTAAACCGGGTATGAGCCGTGATGATCTGGTCAACACGAATGCAGGAATCGTGAAGTCTGTTTGTGAAAATGTGAAAAAATATTGCCCTGATTCCATCGTCATTATTCTAAGCAACCCGGTAGATGCAATGACATATGCAGCTTATCAGACGCTTGGTTTTCCTAAAAACCGCGTAATCGGTCAGTCCGGTGTACTGGATACTGCACGTTATTGTACATTCATTGCACAAGAGCTGAATGTATCGGTTGAAGACGTCCGTGGATTCGTTCTTGGCGGCCACGGAGACGATATGGTACCACTCGTTCGTTACTCCAGCGTTGGCGGTATTCCAATCGATACCCTCATCCCGGCAGAGCGCATTGAATCCATCGTACAACGCACACGTGTTGGCGGCGGTGAGATCGTAAACCTGCTTGGAAACGGCAGCGCATATTATGCACCAGCAGCTTCATTGGTGCAAATGACCGAAGCCATTTTGAAAGACAAAAAACGAATCATTCCGGTTATTGCTTACCTTGAAGGGGAATATGGCTACAACGACTTGTTCCTTGGCGTGCCAACCATTCTTGGTGGTAATGGAATTGAAAAAATATTTGAACTGGAACTGACGGCTGAAGAAAAAGCAGGACTCGACAAATCTGCGGATTCGGTTCGTAACGTCATTTCAGTAGTAAATCTGTAA
- a CDS encoding SDR family oxidoreductase, giving the protein MSTDTQNKKTMPAQHQDQRPGIESEMHPKPEFEKPEYKAAGKLLDKVALITGGDSGIGRAVAVTYAKEGADVAIVYLSEHEDAKETKRQVEQEGRKCILIAGDIGDNTFAKKSVQQTVDQLGKLDIVVNNAAEQHPQQQLEDITPEQLERTFRTNIFGMFYITQAALPHLKKGSTIINTTSITAYRGNPTLIDYSSTKGAITSFTRSLSMNVVEKGIRVNAVAPGPIWTPLIPSTFDEKKVSEFGATQPMKRPGQPDELAPAYVYLASDDSSYVSGQVMHVNGGEVVNG; this is encoded by the coding sequence ATGTCAACCGACACACAAAACAAAAAGACAATGCCAGCCCAACATCAAGATCAACGCCCGGGTATTGAATCGGAAATGCACCCCAAACCAGAGTTTGAGAAACCCGAATATAAAGCAGCCGGCAAGTTGTTGGATAAAGTTGCTTTGATTACGGGTGGAGATAGTGGAATTGGACGTGCTGTTGCCGTTACATATGCGAAGGAAGGCGCGGATGTAGCGATTGTATACCTGAGCGAGCATGAGGATGCAAAAGAGACCAAACGTCAGGTCGAACAGGAAGGACGCAAATGCATATTGATTGCCGGTGACATTGGTGACAATACCTTTGCCAAAAAATCCGTGCAACAGACAGTAGATCAGCTAGGCAAGTTGGATATTGTCGTGAATAATGCAGCGGAGCAGCATCCCCAGCAGCAGTTGGAGGATATTACTCCAGAACAGTTGGAGCGTACATTCCGGACAAATATTTTTGGCATGTTTTATATTACACAGGCTGCTCTGCCACATCTTAAGAAAGGCAGTACAATCATTAATACAACCTCCATTACCGCATATCGCGGAAATCCGACGTTAATTGATTATTCATCTACGAAAGGAGCTATCACTTCTTTTACACGCTCTTTGTCGATGAACGTTGTGGAGAAGGGCATTCGTGTGAATGCTGTCGCTCCAGGGCCGATTTGGACCCCGCTCATTCCATCCACATTTGATGAGAAAAAGGTGAGTGAATTTGGTGCTACTCAACCGATGAAACGTCCAGGGCAACCGGATGAACTGGCTCCAGCTTACGTGTATCTCGCTTCAGATGATTCTTCCTACGTGAGCGGTCAGGTGATGCACGTTAATGGCGGTGAAGTGGTGAACGGATAA
- a CDS encoding histidine kinase N-terminal 7TM domain-containing diguanylate cyclase gives MESHINSYITLVTTSAVLNVFLCLYTYVRRAEIPSSKIFILYTAALSVYTFGYAIELASNTLEQMKFWTVVEYIGMPFSASLGLMLMMQYTGKKLSKKASAALFVIPSITLFMVATNDFHHLFYKRVWLREDSPVPLMDIAIGQWYVVHGAFTFACLLCACLILIGQWRHTKKMYRRQLLTLITSQLIPMVAAFVYLLGLTPGGMDPVPVLMCITSAMYIWAILSSRLLTIVPIAKDSIFESMREGVIVLDSSNRLVDHNKSLRDMLPELDFSMVGQHLNDIWLSLAGETFPVEYGREGLQTDLYWQLNGETVCYQVRTSYVYNKDGQAVGTLIMLIDITEQRFLQEQLKQLAYFDGLTKIYNRTQFILRGREILSEAQLNLRPAALILFDIDHFKRINDTYGHDVGDQAIIHVVSVCNRYLIPEMLFARYGGEEFVIAVPNASLQDGEQLAEKLRMALLNDPLEVQGTRIPLTSSFGVAQYNGGSDSLESLLRDADTALYESKRNGRNTVFAHTVSLS, from the coding sequence ATGGAATCGCACATTAATTCTTATATAACACTTGTAACAACTTCAGCTGTGCTGAATGTTTTTCTGTGTTTATATACTTATGTTAGAAGAGCAGAAATCCCCAGTTCGAAAATATTCATTCTCTATACAGCAGCGCTGTCTGTGTACACCTTTGGATACGCGATTGAACTCGCCAGCAATACACTGGAGCAGATGAAATTCTGGACGGTCGTCGAATACATTGGCATGCCTTTCTCCGCCTCTCTTGGACTGATGCTCATGATGCAATACACAGGTAAAAAGTTATCCAAAAAAGCTTCTGCGGCGCTGTTTGTAATCCCTTCCATTACCTTGTTCATGGTCGCAACAAATGATTTTCATCATCTTTTCTATAAAAGAGTATGGCTAAGAGAAGACAGCCCCGTCCCTTTAATGGATATTGCAATAGGGCAGTGGTACGTTGTTCATGGGGCATTCACCTTTGCCTGTCTGTTATGTGCTTGCCTTATTCTCATCGGACAATGGAGACATACCAAAAAGATGTATCGTCGTCAGTTACTCACACTGATTACTTCACAACTTATTCCCATGGTAGCCGCTTTTGTGTATTTGCTTGGTCTGACCCCAGGTGGTATGGACCCTGTTCCTGTTCTCATGTGCATTACATCCGCAATGTACATCTGGGCCATTCTTTCATCCCGACTGCTAACCATCGTACCTATTGCCAAGGATAGTATCTTTGAGAGCATGCGTGAAGGCGTTATTGTGCTGGATAGTTCCAATCGTCTTGTCGATCACAACAAATCTCTGCGTGATATGCTTCCAGAGCTTGATTTCAGCATGGTGGGTCAACATCTGAACGATATATGGCTGTCGCTTGCCGGTGAGACTTTTCCAGTAGAATATGGCCGAGAAGGTCTGCAAACCGATCTGTACTGGCAATTGAACGGAGAAACCGTCTGCTATCAAGTAAGAACCTCTTATGTTTATAACAAAGATGGACAGGCCGTTGGTACTCTGATTATGCTGATTGATATTACAGAGCAACGTTTCCTTCAGGAACAATTAAAACAGCTGGCTTACTTCGATGGTCTCACCAAAATTTATAACCGTACGCAGTTCATACTCAGAGGTCGAGAGATACTGAGTGAAGCTCAGCTTAATCTGCGGCCTGCGGCCTTGATATTATTTGACATTGATCATTTCAAACGAATTAACGACACCTACGGACATGACGTTGGGGATCAGGCGATCATTCATGTGGTCTCTGTATGTAATCGTTATCTGATCCCAGAGATGTTGTTTGCACGTTATGGAGGAGAGGAGTTTGTTATCGCGGTTCCCAATGCATCTCTCCAAGATGGTGAACAGCTCGCAGAGAAGTTACGCATGGCTTTGTTAAATGACCCGCTGGAGGTACAGGGCACTCGTATTCCACTAACTTCAAGCTTCGGAGTGGCACAATATAATGGGGGGTCCGATTCTCTGGAATCCTTGCTGCGTGATGCCGATACAGCACTATATGAGTCCAAGCGTAACGGTCGTAACACCGTATTTGCTCACACTGTGAGCCTAAGTTAA